From the genome of Falco cherrug isolate bFalChe1 chromosome 14, bFalChe1.pri, whole genome shotgun sequence, one region includes:
- the NFAT5 gene encoding nuclear factor of activated T-cells 5 isoform X1, with product MPSDFISLLSADLDLESPKSLYSKESVYDLLPKELQLPPSRETSVASMSQTSGGEAGSPPPAVVAADASSAPSSSSMGGACSSFTTSSSPTIYSTSVTDSKAMQVESCSSAVGVSTRGVSEKQLTSNTVQQQQSTPKRHTVLYISPPPEDLLDNSRMSCQDEGCGLESEQSCSMWMEDSPSNFSNMSTSSYNDNTEVPRKSRKRNPKQRPGIKRRDCEESNMDIFDADSAKAPHYVLSQLSTDSKGNSKAGNGASENQKGAGGKKTPMLCGQYPTKSEGKELKIVVQPETQHRARYLTEGSRGSVKDRTQQGFPTVKLEGHNEPVVLQVFVGNDSGRVKPHGFYQACRVTGRNTTPCKEVDIEGTTVIEVGLDPSNNMTLAVDCVGILKLRNADVEARIGIAGSKKKSTRARLVFRVNITRKDGSTLTLQTPSSPILCTQPAGVPEILKKSLHSCSVKGEEEVFLIGKNFLKGTKVIFQENVSDENSWKAEAEIDMELFHQNHLIVKVPPYHDQQITSAVSVGIYVVTNAGRSHDVQPFTYTPDTSGTLNVNVKKEISSPAQHCSFEEAIKAAKATGCNLEKVNILPSALITPLMPSSMIKSEDVAPMEVSAEKRSPPVFKASSVVGPTQQTLENSMSGISTSASHLPSENENQQQMQQKVYNPETLTTIQTQDISQPGSFSAVSAPGQLQNSDALLQQAAQFQTRDSQTREVLQSDGTVVTLSQLTDASQQQQSTLSEPAQALQQQISSSIFSSASGVSQLQNTIQQLQAGNYPTNTATGSNRNVDLVQQVLEAQQQLSSVLFSGSDNSEDVQDQLNADIFQQVSQIQNSVNPGIFSSSDTAVHSRAENLLPGRAENVHSQPENALSNQQQQQQQQQQQQAMETSAAMVIGIQQNICQAATQMQSDLFSSTTSGNGALQQSPVYQQASHIMSGLSTSEDMQMQCELFSSSPGVSGSETTPTAQQQVSNNGPAMFQASNSADGEEASGQSKQMQSNVFQTMVQMQHSGESQSQVNLFSSTKSMMTVQASGTQQQGGGLFQQGGEIMSIQSGSFMQQSPHSQAQLFHSQNPIGDTQNISQETQGSIFHSPNSIVHNQTSTNSSDQLQPPMFHSQNAMGVLQSSSVPQDQQSANMFLSQSSMSNPATQEEQMSFFTSPNSISPLQTATNTEQQTSFQQQTQISHIQSSMLPQEQPQAQPAQQGLFQPQVSLGSIQSSSIPQNQQGAIFQPQHSIVAIQSSPPSQEQQQQQQQNMMFSNQNAMSTIASQKQNMIFNPNQNPVTNQEQQGQSIFHPQTNMASMNQEQQPMQFQSQTTVSSLQNPGSNQAEAQQPAIFHNSPQIQLVQGSPSSQEQQVTLFISSASMSALQNSMSQQELQQSPMYSSQNSMAGMQGTASPPQQQASLFHNTGGGAINQLQNSPASSQQTSGIFLFGIQNNCGQLLTSGPATLPDELMAISQPGQPQSEGQAAVPALLSQQISETSPLPSAMATNQNIEKIDDLLVSLQNQGNNMAGSF from the exons ATGCTTCTtcagctccttcctcttcctccatgGGCGGTGCTTGCAGCTCCTTTACCACCTCTTCCAGTCCTACCATATACTCTACCTCAGTCACCGACAGCAAGGCTATGCAAGTGGAGAGCTGCTCCTCAGCCGTGGGGGTAAGTACCAGAGGGGTAAGTGAAAAGCAGTTAACCAGTAACAcagtccagcagcagcagtcgACGCCGAAGAGACACACAGTCCTGTACATCTCGCCACCACCTGAGGACTTGCTGGACAACAGTCGGATGTCCTGCCAGGATGAGGGGTGTGGATTGGAGTCAGAACAGAGCTGCAGTATGTGGATGGAGGATTCACCCTCCAACTTCAGTAACATGAGTACCAGTTCCTACAATGATAACACTGAGGTGCCACGTAAATCACGCAAACGAAATCCAAAGCAGAGGCCAGGGATCAAACGTCGAGATTGTGAAGAGTCCAACATGGATATATTTGATGCCGACAGTGCCAAAGCGCCTCACTATGTCCTTTCTCAGCTCAGCACGGACAGCAAAGGCAACTCAAAAGCAGGAAATGG AGCATCAGAGAACCAGAAAGGAGCTGGAGGGAAGAAGACCCCAATGTTGTGCGGTCAGTATCCGACCAAGAGTGAGGGGAAAGAGCTGAAGATAGTGGTACAGCCGGAAACCCAGCACAGGGCTCGTTACCTGACTGAAGGCAGCCGAGGCTCGGTGAAAGACCGGACACAGCAAGGCTTTCCAACTGTGAAG CTGGAAGGTCACAACGAGCCGGTGGTGCTGCAGGTATTCGTGGGTAATGACTCCGGTCGAGTGAAGCCGCATGGGTTCTACCAGGCCTGCAGGGTTACTGGGAGAAACACCACTCCCTGTAAAGAAGTGGATATAGAGGGAACTACTGTTATTGAGGTCGGACTGGACCCAAGCAACAATATGACACTTGC GGTTGATTGTGTGGGAATACTGAAGCTGAGAAATGCTGATGTTGAAGCTAGGATAGGGATTGCTggctcaaagaaaaaaagcacacgTGCTAGGCTGGTATTCCGTGTTAACATCACGCGCAAAGATGGTTCAACTTTGACTCTTCAGACACCTTCTTCCCCAATTTTGTGCA CTCAACCAGCAGGAGTTCCAGAGATCCTAAAGAAAAGTCTGCACAGTTGTTCAGTGAAGGGTGAAGAGGAAGTTTTTCTGATTGGCAAGAACTTTCTAAAGGGAACAAAAGTGATTTTCCAAGAGAATGTTTCTG ATGAGAATTCTTGGAAGGCAGAAGCTGAAATAGACATGGAATTATTTCATCAG AACCACCTTATTGTGAAGGTGCCACCATATCATGACCAGCAAATAACCTCAGCTGTTTCTGTGGGAATATATGTGGTTACCAATGCTGGAAGATCACATGATGTGCAACCATTTACGTACACTCCAGATACAT CTGGTACTCTGAATGTTAATGTGAAGAAGGAAatctccagcccagcccaacATTGTTCTTTTGAAGAGGCTATAAAAG CAGCGAAGGCCACTGGTTGTAACCTGGAGAAGGTGAACATTCTTCCTAGTGCCTTGATAACTCCACTCATGCCAAGCAGTATGATTAAGAGTGAAGATGTGGCTCCAATGGAAGTAAGTGCAGAAAAAAGATCTCCCCCTGTCTTCAAG GCTTCAAGTGTGGTTGGACCAACTCAACAAACATTGGAAAACAGTATGTCTGGCATATCAACTTCTGCTTCCCATTTaccttctgaaaatgaaaaccagcaacaaaTGCAGCAGAAGGTGTATAATCCAGAGACATTAACTACTATCCAAACGCAGGACATTTCCCAGCCTGGTAGCTTTTCAGCAGTCTCTGCTCCGGGTCAGCTGCAGAACAGTGATGCATTATTGCAGCAAGCTGCACAGTTCCAAACAAGAGATTCCCAAACCAGGGAAGTCTTGCAATCAGATGGCACAGTAGTCACTTTGTCACAATTAACTGATGCATCACAACAACAACAGTCTACACTCTCAGAACCAGCACAGGCATTGCAGCAACAGATTTCATCCAGTATTTTCTCATCAGCAAGTGGCGTGAGTCAGCTGCAGAACACTATACAGCAACTGCAAGCTGGAAATTATCCAACAAACACTGCCACTGGCAGCAACAGAAATGTTGACTTGGTGCAACAGGTATTGGAAGCTCAACAGCAGTTatcttctgttctgttttctggttCAGACAACAGTGAGGATGTTCAAGATCAGCTAAATGCAGATATCTTTCAGCAAGTTAGCCAGATACAAAATAGTGTAAATCCCGGGATATTTTCCTCATCAGACACAGCTGTCCATTCCAGAGCAGAGAACCTTTTGCCTGGACGAGCTGAAAATGTTCACTCACAGCCTGAAAATGCATTGTCCaatcaacagcagcaacaacagcagcagcagcagcagcaggcgaTGGAGACTTCTGCGGCAATGGTGATAGGAATCCAACAAAACATTTGCCAAGCTGCAACGCAAATGCAGTCTGATTTGTTCTCTTCAACAACTTCAGGGAACGGAGCCCTCCAACAGTCACCTGTTTACCAGCAGGCTTCTCACATAATGAGTGGGTTATCCACAAGTGAAGACATGCAAATGCAGTGCGAATTATTCTCTTCATCTCCTGGTGTTTCTGGAAGTGAAACTACTCCtactgctcagcagcaggtcTCCAACAACGGACCTGCTATGTTTCAGGCATCAAATTCTGCGGATGGAGAAGAAGCTTCAGGACAGAGTAAACAGATGCAGAGTAATGTGTTTCAGACGATGGTTCAAATGCAGCATAGTGGGGAAAGTCAATCTCAAGTTAATCTCTTTTCATCTACCAAAAGCATGATGACTGTTCAGGCAAGTGGAACTCAACAACAAGGAGGTGGTCTGTTCCAGCAAGGCGGAGAAATCATGTCGATTCAGTCGGGAAGCTTTATGCAGCAGTCTCCGCATTCACAAGCTCAGCTTTTTCACTCTCAGAATCCTATTGGCGATACTCAGAATATATCACAGGAAACACAAGGCTCTATTTTTCACAGTCCAAATTCCATTGTCCACAACCAGACTAGTACTAACTCCTCAGACCAACTGCAGCCTCCAATGTTCCACTCACAGAACGCCATGGGTGTATTACAGAGCTCGTCAGTTCCTCAAGACCAGCAGTCTGCCAACATGTTCCTTTCCCAAAGTTCAATGAGCAACCCTGCAACTCAGGAAGAACAGATGTCCTTCTTTACAAGCCCAAATTCCATTTCTCCTCTTCAGACAGCAACAAACACTGAACAGCAGActtctttccagcagcagaCACAGATATCTCATATCCAGAGTTCTATGCTTCCCCAAGAACAGCCCCAGGCTCAGCCTGCTCAGCAAGGTTTGTTTCAGCCTCAAGTGTCATTAGGCTCCATCCAGTCCAGTTCAATTCCTCAGAACCAACAAGGAGCTATCTTCCAGCCTCAGCATTCAATAGTTGCTATTCAGAGTAGTCCTCCGTctcaagaacagcagcagcaacaacagcagaACATGATGTTCAGTAATCAAAATGCCATGAGTACAATTGCTTCTCAAAAGCAGAACATGATTTTCAATCCGAATCAAAACCCAGTTACCAATCAGGAGCAACAAGGCCAGTCCATTTTTCATCCACAGACTAACATGGCATCAATGaaccaggagcagcagcccatGCAGTTCCAGAGTCAGACTACAGTGTCTTCTCTTCAGAATCCTGGATCCAACCAGGCGgaagcacagcagccagccatCTTCCATAACTCACCCCAGATTCAGTTGGTCCAAGGATCGCCAAGTTCTCAAGAGCAACAAGTCACCCTCTTCATCTCTTCAGCTTCCATGTCTGCCTTGCAGAACAGTATGAGccagcaagagctgcagcagtctCCTATGTACTCTTCTCAAAACAGCATGGCAGGAATGCAAGGAACTGCTTCTCCTCCACAGCAACAAGCTTCTTTGTTTCACAACACAGGAGGAGGTGCTATCAACCAGCTGCAGAATTCTCCTGCTTCATCTCAGCAAACATCGGGAATATTCCTTTTTGGCATTCAAAACA ACTGTGGCCAGCTGCTAACTTCTGGACCAGCTACGTTGCCGGATGAGTTGATGGCTATAAGTCAGCCAGGTCAGCCACAGAGCGAAGGacaagcagcagtgccagcgCTTCTCTCCCAGCAGATATCGGAGACTTCTCCGCTACCTTCGGCTATGGCAACCAATCAGAATATTGAGAAAATAGATGATCTGCTTGTGTCATTGCAAAATCAGGGGAACAATATGGCTGGCTCATTTTAA
- the NFAT5 gene encoding nuclear factor of activated T-cells 5 isoform X2, with the protein MPSDFISLLSADLDLESPKSLYSKESVYDLLPKELQLPPSRETSVASMSQTSGGEAGSPPPAVVAADASSAPSSSSMGGACSSFTTSSSPTIYSTSVTDSKAMQVESCSSAVGVSTRGVSEKQLTSNTVQQQQSTPKRHTVLYISPPPEDLLDNSRMSCQDEGCGLESEQSCSMWMEDSPSNFSNMSTSSYNDNTEVPRKSRKRNPKQRPGIKRRDCEESNMDIFDADSAKAPHYVLSQLSTDSKGNSKAGNGASENQKGAGGKKTPMLCGQYPTKSEGKELKIVVQPETQHRARYLTEGSRGSVKDRTQQGFPTVKLEGHNEPVVLQVFVGNDSGRVKPHGFYQACRVTGRNTTPCKEVDIEGTTVIEVGLDPSNNMTLAVDCVGILKLRNADVEARIGIAGSKKKSTRARLVFRVNITRKDGSTLTLQTPSSPILCTQPAGVPEILKKSLHSCSVKGEEEVFLIGKNFLKGTKVIFQENVSDENSWKAEAEIDMELFHQNHLIVKVPPYHDQQITSAVSVGIYVVTNAGRSHDVQPFTYTPDTSGTLNVNVKKEISSPAQHCSFEEAIKAKATGCNLEKVNILPSALITPLMPSSMIKSEDVAPMEVSAEKRSPPVFKASSVVGPTQQTLENSMSGISTSASHLPSENENQQQMQQKVYNPETLTTIQTQDISQPGSFSAVSAPGQLQNSDALLQQAAQFQTRDSQTREVLQSDGTVVTLSQLTDASQQQQSTLSEPAQALQQQISSSIFSSASGVSQLQNTIQQLQAGNYPTNTATGSNRNVDLVQQVLEAQQQLSSVLFSGSDNSEDVQDQLNADIFQQVSQIQNSVNPGIFSSSDTAVHSRAENLLPGRAENVHSQPENALSNQQQQQQQQQQQQAMETSAAMVIGIQQNICQAATQMQSDLFSSTTSGNGALQQSPVYQQASHIMSGLSTSEDMQMQCELFSSSPGVSGSETTPTAQQQVSNNGPAMFQASNSADGEEASGQSKQMQSNVFQTMVQMQHSGESQSQVNLFSSTKSMMTVQASGTQQQGGGLFQQGGEIMSIQSGSFMQQSPHSQAQLFHSQNPIGDTQNISQETQGSIFHSPNSIVHNQTSTNSSDQLQPPMFHSQNAMGVLQSSSVPQDQQSANMFLSQSSMSNPATQEEQMSFFTSPNSISPLQTATNTEQQTSFQQQTQISHIQSSMLPQEQPQAQPAQQGLFQPQVSLGSIQSSSIPQNQQGAIFQPQHSIVAIQSSPPSQEQQQQQQQNMMFSNQNAMSTIASQKQNMIFNPNQNPVTNQEQQGQSIFHPQTNMASMNQEQQPMQFQSQTTVSSLQNPGSNQAEAQQPAIFHNSPQIQLVQGSPSSQEQQVTLFISSASMSALQNSMSQQELQQSPMYSSQNSMAGMQGTASPPQQQASLFHNTGGGAINQLQNSPASSQQTSGIFLFGIQNNCGQLLTSGPATLPDELMAISQPGQPQSEGQAAVPALLSQQISETSPLPSAMATNQNIEKIDDLLVSLQNQGNNMAGSF; encoded by the exons ATGCTTCTtcagctccttcctcttcctccatgGGCGGTGCTTGCAGCTCCTTTACCACCTCTTCCAGTCCTACCATATACTCTACCTCAGTCACCGACAGCAAGGCTATGCAAGTGGAGAGCTGCTCCTCAGCCGTGGGGGTAAGTACCAGAGGGGTAAGTGAAAAGCAGTTAACCAGTAACAcagtccagcagcagcagtcgACGCCGAAGAGACACACAGTCCTGTACATCTCGCCACCACCTGAGGACTTGCTGGACAACAGTCGGATGTCCTGCCAGGATGAGGGGTGTGGATTGGAGTCAGAACAGAGCTGCAGTATGTGGATGGAGGATTCACCCTCCAACTTCAGTAACATGAGTACCAGTTCCTACAATGATAACACTGAGGTGCCACGTAAATCACGCAAACGAAATCCAAAGCAGAGGCCAGGGATCAAACGTCGAGATTGTGAAGAGTCCAACATGGATATATTTGATGCCGACAGTGCCAAAGCGCCTCACTATGTCCTTTCTCAGCTCAGCACGGACAGCAAAGGCAACTCAAAAGCAGGAAATGG AGCATCAGAGAACCAGAAAGGAGCTGGAGGGAAGAAGACCCCAATGTTGTGCGGTCAGTATCCGACCAAGAGTGAGGGGAAAGAGCTGAAGATAGTGGTACAGCCGGAAACCCAGCACAGGGCTCGTTACCTGACTGAAGGCAGCCGAGGCTCGGTGAAAGACCGGACACAGCAAGGCTTTCCAACTGTGAAG CTGGAAGGTCACAACGAGCCGGTGGTGCTGCAGGTATTCGTGGGTAATGACTCCGGTCGAGTGAAGCCGCATGGGTTCTACCAGGCCTGCAGGGTTACTGGGAGAAACACCACTCCCTGTAAAGAAGTGGATATAGAGGGAACTACTGTTATTGAGGTCGGACTGGACCCAAGCAACAATATGACACTTGC GGTTGATTGTGTGGGAATACTGAAGCTGAGAAATGCTGATGTTGAAGCTAGGATAGGGATTGCTggctcaaagaaaaaaagcacacgTGCTAGGCTGGTATTCCGTGTTAACATCACGCGCAAAGATGGTTCAACTTTGACTCTTCAGACACCTTCTTCCCCAATTTTGTGCA CTCAACCAGCAGGAGTTCCAGAGATCCTAAAGAAAAGTCTGCACAGTTGTTCAGTGAAGGGTGAAGAGGAAGTTTTTCTGATTGGCAAGAACTTTCTAAAGGGAACAAAAGTGATTTTCCAAGAGAATGTTTCTG ATGAGAATTCTTGGAAGGCAGAAGCTGAAATAGACATGGAATTATTTCATCAG AACCACCTTATTGTGAAGGTGCCACCATATCATGACCAGCAAATAACCTCAGCTGTTTCTGTGGGAATATATGTGGTTACCAATGCTGGAAGATCACATGATGTGCAACCATTTACGTACACTCCAGATACAT CTGGTACTCTGAATGTTAATGTGAAGAAGGAAatctccagcccagcccaacATTGTTCTTTTGAAGAGGCTATAAAAG CGAAGGCCACTGGTTGTAACCTGGAGAAGGTGAACATTCTTCCTAGTGCCTTGATAACTCCACTCATGCCAAGCAGTATGATTAAGAGTGAAGATGTGGCTCCAATGGAAGTAAGTGCAGAAAAAAGATCTCCCCCTGTCTTCAAG GCTTCAAGTGTGGTTGGACCAACTCAACAAACATTGGAAAACAGTATGTCTGGCATATCAACTTCTGCTTCCCATTTaccttctgaaaatgaaaaccagcaacaaaTGCAGCAGAAGGTGTATAATCCAGAGACATTAACTACTATCCAAACGCAGGACATTTCCCAGCCTGGTAGCTTTTCAGCAGTCTCTGCTCCGGGTCAGCTGCAGAACAGTGATGCATTATTGCAGCAAGCTGCACAGTTCCAAACAAGAGATTCCCAAACCAGGGAAGTCTTGCAATCAGATGGCACAGTAGTCACTTTGTCACAATTAACTGATGCATCACAACAACAACAGTCTACACTCTCAGAACCAGCACAGGCATTGCAGCAACAGATTTCATCCAGTATTTTCTCATCAGCAAGTGGCGTGAGTCAGCTGCAGAACACTATACAGCAACTGCAAGCTGGAAATTATCCAACAAACACTGCCACTGGCAGCAACAGAAATGTTGACTTGGTGCAACAGGTATTGGAAGCTCAACAGCAGTTatcttctgttctgttttctggttCAGACAACAGTGAGGATGTTCAAGATCAGCTAAATGCAGATATCTTTCAGCAAGTTAGCCAGATACAAAATAGTGTAAATCCCGGGATATTTTCCTCATCAGACACAGCTGTCCATTCCAGAGCAGAGAACCTTTTGCCTGGACGAGCTGAAAATGTTCACTCACAGCCTGAAAATGCATTGTCCaatcaacagcagcaacaacagcagcagcagcagcagcaggcgaTGGAGACTTCTGCGGCAATGGTGATAGGAATCCAACAAAACATTTGCCAAGCTGCAACGCAAATGCAGTCTGATTTGTTCTCTTCAACAACTTCAGGGAACGGAGCCCTCCAACAGTCACCTGTTTACCAGCAGGCTTCTCACATAATGAGTGGGTTATCCACAAGTGAAGACATGCAAATGCAGTGCGAATTATTCTCTTCATCTCCTGGTGTTTCTGGAAGTGAAACTACTCCtactgctcagcagcaggtcTCCAACAACGGACCTGCTATGTTTCAGGCATCAAATTCTGCGGATGGAGAAGAAGCTTCAGGACAGAGTAAACAGATGCAGAGTAATGTGTTTCAGACGATGGTTCAAATGCAGCATAGTGGGGAAAGTCAATCTCAAGTTAATCTCTTTTCATCTACCAAAAGCATGATGACTGTTCAGGCAAGTGGAACTCAACAACAAGGAGGTGGTCTGTTCCAGCAAGGCGGAGAAATCATGTCGATTCAGTCGGGAAGCTTTATGCAGCAGTCTCCGCATTCACAAGCTCAGCTTTTTCACTCTCAGAATCCTATTGGCGATACTCAGAATATATCACAGGAAACACAAGGCTCTATTTTTCACAGTCCAAATTCCATTGTCCACAACCAGACTAGTACTAACTCCTCAGACCAACTGCAGCCTCCAATGTTCCACTCACAGAACGCCATGGGTGTATTACAGAGCTCGTCAGTTCCTCAAGACCAGCAGTCTGCCAACATGTTCCTTTCCCAAAGTTCAATGAGCAACCCTGCAACTCAGGAAGAACAGATGTCCTTCTTTACAAGCCCAAATTCCATTTCTCCTCTTCAGACAGCAACAAACACTGAACAGCAGActtctttccagcagcagaCACAGATATCTCATATCCAGAGTTCTATGCTTCCCCAAGAACAGCCCCAGGCTCAGCCTGCTCAGCAAGGTTTGTTTCAGCCTCAAGTGTCATTAGGCTCCATCCAGTCCAGTTCAATTCCTCAGAACCAACAAGGAGCTATCTTCCAGCCTCAGCATTCAATAGTTGCTATTCAGAGTAGTCCTCCGTctcaagaacagcagcagcaacaacagcagaACATGATGTTCAGTAATCAAAATGCCATGAGTACAATTGCTTCTCAAAAGCAGAACATGATTTTCAATCCGAATCAAAACCCAGTTACCAATCAGGAGCAACAAGGCCAGTCCATTTTTCATCCACAGACTAACATGGCATCAATGaaccaggagcagcagcccatGCAGTTCCAGAGTCAGACTACAGTGTCTTCTCTTCAGAATCCTGGATCCAACCAGGCGgaagcacagcagccagccatCTTCCATAACTCACCCCAGATTCAGTTGGTCCAAGGATCGCCAAGTTCTCAAGAGCAACAAGTCACCCTCTTCATCTCTTCAGCTTCCATGTCTGCCTTGCAGAACAGTATGAGccagcaagagctgcagcagtctCCTATGTACTCTTCTCAAAACAGCATGGCAGGAATGCAAGGAACTGCTTCTCCTCCACAGCAACAAGCTTCTTTGTTTCACAACACAGGAGGAGGTGCTATCAACCAGCTGCAGAATTCTCCTGCTTCATCTCAGCAAACATCGGGAATATTCCTTTTTGGCATTCAAAACA ACTGTGGCCAGCTGCTAACTTCTGGACCAGCTACGTTGCCGGATGAGTTGATGGCTATAAGTCAGCCAGGTCAGCCACAGAGCGAAGGacaagcagcagtgccagcgCTTCTCTCCCAGCAGATATCGGAGACTTCTCCGCTACCTTCGGCTATGGCAACCAATCAGAATATTGAGAAAATAGATGATCTGCTTGTGTCATTGCAAAATCAGGGGAACAATATGGCTGGCTCATTTTAA